In a genomic window of Halalkalicoccus sp. CG83:
- a CDS encoding pyridoxal-phosphate-dependent aminotransferase family protein, producing MRDQRDRLLMTPGPTALPPAVREAMTRPIHNPDVESEFTERYRELLGKLASVYRTDDDLVILAGEGMLGLEASVSSLVAPGETVLCLSNGLFGAGFADLVETHGGEAVLHEVPGNEGFDVESVEEAIETHEPAVATMVHCETPTGVLNDLDGVLAALDEAGVLTVVDAVSSLGGTPVPEGIDVCLGASQKCLSSPPGLSLLSVSDAVWTKVESTEQDSFYASLEPWRELSFDDPPAAFPYTHSVSNVYALEASVDRLLEEGLESAFERHEAAAARCRERGREIDLEPFAPDGLASPTVTALSVEGRAEELQKRVAEDHGVVLSTGLGEHADDLLRVGHMGYNADLERVDRTMDALSDALD from the coding sequence ATGCGAGACCAGCGAGACCGCCTCCTCATGACGCCCGGCCCGACCGCGCTCCCCCCGGCGGTCCGGGAGGCGATGACCCGCCCGATCCACAACCCCGACGTCGAGTCCGAGTTCACCGAGCGCTATCGCGAGCTCCTCGGGAAGCTCGCGTCGGTCTATCGGACCGACGACGATCTCGTGATCCTCGCGGGCGAGGGGATGCTCGGACTGGAGGCGAGCGTCTCCTCGCTGGTCGCACCCGGCGAGACGGTGCTCTGTCTCTCGAACGGACTCTTCGGCGCGGGCTTCGCCGACCTGGTCGAGACCCACGGCGGCGAGGCCGTCCTTCACGAGGTGCCCGGGAACGAGGGGTTCGACGTCGAGTCCGTAGAGGAGGCGATCGAGACTCACGAGCCCGCGGTGGCGACGATGGTCCACTGCGAGACGCCGACCGGCGTGTTGAACGATCTCGACGGCGTGCTCGCGGCGCTCGACGAGGCGGGCGTGCTCACGGTCGTCGACGCGGTCTCCTCGCTCGGAGGGACGCCGGTCCCCGAGGGGATCGACGTCTGTCTCGGAGCCTCACAGAAGTGTCTCAGTTCGCCACCGGGGCTCTCGCTGCTCTCGGTGAGCGACGCCGTCTGGACGAAGGTCGAGTCGACGGAGCAGGACTCCTTCTACGCGAGCCTCGAGCCCTGGCGCGAGCTCTCGTTCGACGACCCGCCTGCCGCGTTCCCCTACACCCACTCGGTGTCGAACGTCTACGCGCTGGAGGCATCGGTCGATCGCCTGCTCGAGGAGGGGCTCGAGAGCGCCTTCGAGCGCCACGAGGCGGCCGCCGCCCGGTGTCGCGAGCGCGGTCGAGAGATCGATCTCGAGCCGTTCGCGCCCGACGGACTGGCCTCGCCGACCGTGACGGCCCTCTCGGTCGAGGGTCGGGCCGAGGAGCTGCAGAAACGGGTCGCCGAGGACCACGGCGTCGTGCTCTCGACGGGACTCGGCGAGCACGCCGACGACCTCCTGCGCGTGGGTCACATGGGCTATAACGCCGATCTCGAGCGGGTCGATCGGACGATGGACGCGCTCTCGGACGCGCTCGACTGA
- a CDS encoding NAD(P)/FAD-dependent oxidoreductase — protein sequence MSQSYVIIGDGISGSSAAETLREKDPDADITIVSDEGEPLYNRILIKEFAKGKLPEAPISIHDEDWYADRDIQLRLNTHVLRIDPDDHVVRTHEGDDIPYDKLLVATGGTPTQLPVPNSDAEGIHHFWTFQDARKIREHAEEADTGVVVGAGLLGIDLAAISGAQDVDAHYLMRGNRWWRYALSLDGAEIIHEGLREKGVTPVFNSGVDHFEVDDEGHVTGAVDPNGEHYDADFVGIAIGLDFNTEYLRGAGLEQDEGIVVDEYMQTNVDDIYASGDLTRFYDTILGEYAQNGSWGSAKEQGKVAGTNMAADAESEAFRWVSSYSITHFDFPFLSFGHPTIGDEYVERKYSDTEWRRIALKDGKVIGGVLIGDLAPQTRLKKLMREETSVEGQTDVLLEEEIDLDDLAVSQEQ from the coding sequence ATGAGCCAGTCGTACGTGATCATCGGTGACGGGATCTCGGGGAGTTCCGCCGCCGAGACCCTCCGTGAGAAGGACCCCGACGCGGACATCACCATCGTATCGGACGAGGGTGAACCCCTCTACAACCGGATCCTGATCAAGGAGTTCGCGAAGGGGAAGCTGCCCGAGGCTCCCATCTCCATTCACGACGAGGACTGGTACGCGGACCGCGACATCCAGCTCAGACTCAACACGCACGTCCTCCGGATCGACCCCGACGACCACGTCGTCCGCACTCACGAGGGCGACGACATCCCCTACGACAAGCTGCTGGTCGCCACCGGCGGCACGCCCACCCAGCTCCCCGTCCCCAACTCCGACGCCGAGGGGATCCACCACTTCTGGACGTTCCAGGACGCCCGCAAGATCCGCGAACACGCGGAGGAGGCCGACACCGGCGTCGTCGTCGGCGCAGGCCTGCTCGGGATCGACCTCGCGGCGATCTCGGGCGCCCAGGACGTCGACGCTCACTACCTGATGCGGGGCAACCGCTGGTGGCGCTACGCCCTCTCGCTCGACGGCGCGGAGATCATCCACGAGGGACTGCGCGAGAAGGGCGTTACCCCCGTCTTCAACAGCGGCGTCGATCACTTCGAGGTCGACGACGAGGGCCACGTGACGGGCGCGGTCGATCCCAACGGCGAGCACTACGACGCGGACTTCGTCGGCATCGCCATCGGGCTTGACTTCAACACCGAGTACCTGCGTGGGGCCGGCCTCGAACAGGACGAGGGGATCGTCGTCGACGAGTACATGCAGACGAACGTCGACGACATCTACGCCTCCGGCGACCTCACGCGCTTTTACGACACCATCCTCGGAGAGTACGCCCAGAACGGCTCGTGGGGCTCGGCGAAGGAACAGGGCAAGGTCGCCGGGACCAACATGGCCGCCGACGCCGAGAGCGAGGCGTTCCGCTGGGTCTCCTCCTACTCGATCACGCACTTCGACTTCCCCTTCCTCTCCTTCGGCCATCCCACGATCGGCGACGAGTACGTCGAGCGCAAGTACAGCGACACCGAGTGGCGCCGGATCGCGCTCAAGGACGGCAAGGTGATCGGCGGCGTGCTGATCGGCGATCTGGCCCCCCAGACTCGACTGAAGAAGCTGATGCGCGAGGAGACGAGCGTCGAGGGACAGACCGACGTCCTGCTTGAGGAGGAGATCGACCTCGACGATCTGGCGGTCTCCCAGGAGCAGTAG
- a CDS encoding universal stress protein yields MISRILVPMGGSEMAEHALEFALETYPDAEVTVLHVVGAPTPFMGEAVRLALEEDFPRAVEERAEGVFERARELAAAHGTEIDTVVGVGQPSRVIVEHAADADLVVMGSHGRKRTSRVLIGNVAERVVRRSPVPVTVVR; encoded by the coding sequence ATGATCTCCCGAATCCTCGTCCCGATGGGCGGCTCCGAGATGGCCGAACACGCCCTCGAGTTCGCGCTCGAGACGTACCCCGACGCCGAGGTCACCGTACTACACGTCGTGGGCGCCCCGACGCCGTTCATGGGTGAGGCGGTTCGACTCGCCTTAGAGGAGGACTTCCCACGGGCGGTCGAGGAACGCGCCGAGGGGGTCTTCGAACGCGCTCGCGAACTGGCCGCCGCGCACGGAACGGAGATCGACACCGTCGTCGGGGTGGGCCAGCCCTCGCGGGTGATCGTCGAACACGCCGCGGACGCGGATCTGGTCGTGATGGGAAGCCACGGACGCAAGCGGACGTCGCGAGTACTGATCGGGAACGTCGCGGAACGGGTCGTCCGACGGTCGCCCGTGCCGGTGACGGTCGTTCGGTGA
- a CDS encoding homoserine kinase, whose amino-acid sequence MITVRAPATSANLGSGFDVFGAALSRPADIVRVERADETSIEMSGAGSQYIPEDPEKNVAGAVADALDVSARIRIDKGVRPSSGLGSSAASSAAVALALDALYDLDHGREALVAYAAEGEALVSGEAHADNVAPALMGGFTIATDGGVTQIDASIPLVVCLPELVVSTRDARRVVPDSAEVSEVVDCVGRAATLTAGMCRDDPALVGRGMADEIVTPARAALIDGYDTVHEYALAAGATGVTVSGAGPAVIAACRNAGRRSIASAMLDAFAEHDVEARAYQTRVGRGAELL is encoded by the coding sequence ATGATAACCGTGCGAGCGCCCGCGACGAGCGCGAACCTCGGGAGCGGCTTTGACGTGTTCGGCGCGGCGCTCTCGCGGCCCGCCGACATCGTCCGGGTCGAACGCGCCGACGAGACGTCGATCGAGATGAGCGGCGCGGGCAGCCAGTACATCCCCGAGGACCCCGAGAAGAACGTCGCCGGCGCGGTCGCCGACGCGCTCGACGTATCCGCCCGCATCCGGATCGACAAGGGCGTGCGACCCTCCTCGGGGCTCGGCTCCTCCGCGGCGAGTTCCGCGGCGGTCGCGCTCGCGCTCGACGCGCTCTACGACCTCGATCACGGCCGCGAGGCGCTCGTGGCCTACGCCGCCGAGGGCGAGGCGCTGGTCTCCGGCGAGGCCCACGCCGACAACGTCGCCCCCGCGCTGATGGGCGGGTTCACCATCGCCACCGACGGCGGCGTCACGCAGATCGACGCCTCGATCCCGCTGGTGGTCTGTCTACCCGAGCTCGTGGTCTCGACGCGCGACGCCCGGCGGGTCGTTCCGGACTCGGCGGAGGTGAGCGAGGTCGTCGACTGCGTCGGCCGGGCGGCGACGCTCACCGCGGGGATGTGTCGCGACGATCCGGCGCTGGTCGGGCGCGGGATGGCCGACGAGATCGTCACGCCGGCACGCGCGGCGCTGATCGACGGCTACGACACCGTCCACGAGTACGCGCTGGCCGCGGGCGCGACCGGCGTCACCGTCAGCGGTGCCGGGCCGGCCGTGATCGCGGCCTGCCGGAACGCCGGTCGGCGCTCGATCGCCAGCGCGATGCTCGACGCCTTCGCGGAACACGACGTCGAGGCTCGCGCCTACCAGACGCGGGTCGGCCGCGGCGCGGAGCTCCTGTGA
- a CDS encoding DUF1405 domain-containing protein, which yields MTGSALPYWLAPLPSRIEELALRYAWAIVAINLSGTAFGFWYYRFQFAGTPLVMWPWVPDSPLATLFMALSLALWKLDRASELVNALAFYGNVKLGLWTPFVLLAFNDAFLAINSPPMYAFLVVSHLGMVVQAFLIHRYSEFSIPAIAAALAWYSFDLTVDYFVPIVGGPHHTALPFADPTAVEMVGNATAFQVAAFGATLLTIWITFLALATRAEKARFSAA from the coding sequence ATGACCGGGTCGGCCCTCCCCTACTGGCTCGCGCCGCTACCTTCCCGGATCGAGGAGCTCGCACTTCGGTACGCGTGGGCCATCGTCGCGATCAACCTGTCGGGGACGGCCTTCGGCTTCTGGTACTACCGCTTCCAGTTCGCGGGCACGCCTCTCGTGATGTGGCCCTGGGTACCCGATAGCCCGCTCGCGACGCTGTTCATGGCGCTCAGCCTCGCACTCTGGAAGCTGGATCGAGCGAGCGAACTGGTGAACGCGCTCGCCTTCTACGGCAACGTCAAACTCGGGCTGTGGACGCCGTTCGTCCTCCTCGCGTTCAACGACGCCTTCCTCGCGATCAACTCACCCCCGATGTACGCCTTCCTCGTAGTCAGCCACCTGGGGATGGTCGTACAGGCCTTCCTGATCCACCGCTACAGCGAGTTCTCGATACCCGCGATCGCCGCGGCACTCGCGTGGTACAGCTTCGACCTCACGGTGGACTACTTCGTTCCGATCGTCGGCGGCCCCCACCACACGGCGCTGCCCTTCGCCGATCCGACGGCGGTCGAGATGGTGGGCAACGCGACGGCGTTCCAGGTCGCCGCGTTCGGCGCGACGCTGCTGACGATCTGGATCACCTTCCTCGCGCTCGCGACCCGGGCGGAGAAGGCCCGGTTCTCGGCGGCCTGA
- a CDS encoding DUF7124 domain-containing protein: MNGSGDMTLAFDLAALQALAEPDQVFTDARQWTEYVGVVSEKPTYVVTNFTRKHRIRQDFFSGPRGREESLESVKDQFDTDRHVFVGTGEEDRTLAESVGWEYLPIEDAAEAAGWTLATDAEPAAEPATEERDDWP, translated from the coding sequence ATGAACGGCAGCGGCGACATGACCCTCGCGTTCGACCTGGCGGCGCTCCAGGCGCTCGCCGAGCCCGATCAGGTGTTCACCGACGCGCGCCAGTGGACCGAGTACGTGGGCGTCGTCAGCGAGAAGCCCACCTACGTCGTGACGAACTTCACGCGAAAACACCGGATCCGACAGGACTTCTTCTCCGGCCCGCGCGGGCGCGAGGAGAGCCTCGAGAGCGTCAAGGACCAGTTCGACACCGACCGGCACGTCTTCGTCGGCACGGGCGAGGAGGACCGAACGCTCGCCGAGTCGGTCGGCTGGGAGTACCTCCCGATCGAGGACGCCGCCGAGGCGGCGGGCTGGACGCTCGCCACGGACGCGGAACCGGCCGCCGAGCCCGCGACCGAGGAGCGCGACGACTGGCCGTGA
- a CDS encoding DUF6149 family protein, with amino-acid sequence MKIRQNPRHWAAMQALSTPGIRSVANYGLVKLHTRIFLGKADAEHREERREHLDAFFDATMDTYLAALQSGYDEAGAREITHVQANFDFYNHGWTEMMEIPADELEDHYERYEEFFERYGITIDDPLGSFRPAGGIPEAPSTPERLDAPEHPHAEGGFADDVYVEDEEGNLRVGGGERPEEIDVSSAPGVGSEDDEADA; translated from the coding sequence ATGAAGATCCGACAGAACCCGCGCCACTGGGCCGCGATGCAGGCGCTCTCGACCCCCGGAATCCGGTCGGTCGCGAACTACGGGCTGGTGAAGCTCCATACGAGGATCTTCCTCGGGAAGGCCGACGCCGAGCACCGCGAGGAGCGCCGCGAGCACCTCGACGCCTTCTTCGACGCGACGATGGACACCTATCTCGCCGCCCTCCAGTCCGGCTACGACGAGGCCGGCGCCCGCGAGATCACCCACGTCCAGGCCAACTTCGACTTCTACAACCACGGCTGGACCGAGATGATGGAGATCCCCGCGGACGAGCTCGAGGACCACTACGAGCGCTACGAGGAGTTCTTCGAGCGCTACGGGATCACCATCGACGACCCGCTCGGAAGCTTTCGGCCCGCCGGCGGGATTCCCGAGGCACCCTCGACGCCCGAACGCCTCGATGCGCCCGAGCACCCCCACGCGGAGGGCGGGTTCGCCGACGACGTCTACGTCGAGGACGAGGAGGGCAACCTCCGGGTCGGCGGCGGCGAGAGACCCGAGGAGATCGACGTCTCGAGCGCGCCGGGCGTGGGCAGCGAGGACGACGAAGCCGACGCGTAG
- the dnaG gene encoding DNA primase DnaG, giving the protein MTLNDTAKYLIHADIAVDGVVERSDVVGAIFGQTEGLLGDDLDIHDLQQSSKVGRIDVEVTSQGGRSAGEVTVATSMDKVETAVLGAALETIDRIGPCRSTVEVSRIEDVRAAARREVVDRARDLLSTAFDDTVMSSDELLESVRESVRVEDVTEYEGYPAGPRVAEGDAIIIVEGRSDVLQLLKYGIKNAVAVEGTDVPEAVADLTRERTATAFLDGDRGGELIMKELEQVAEIDAVAFAPPGRSVEDLSREEVFAALREKVPYAAISDASAPRQFVAATDGSAIPAPDAASSETREPSGAGSPDASDPDPIPAAAASDAEPPVEADSTAEPEADPDEPQTLHGHVQAVIDEETGTVRLLDDTFHEVASAPVSETFEAIAEADEPPYAVVIDGPLSQRVLDVAAQRGVEQVIARERGQFTKRPTSVRIRTADELRN; this is encoded by the coding sequence ATGACACTCAACGATACTGCGAAATACCTGATACACGCGGACATCGCGGTCGACGGGGTGGTCGAGCGGAGTGACGTAGTCGGCGCGATCTTCGGCCAGACCGAGGGGCTGCTCGGGGACGACCTCGACATCCACGATCTCCAACAGTCCTCGAAGGTCGGTCGGATCGACGTCGAGGTGACGAGCCAGGGCGGTCGATCGGCCGGCGAGGTCACGGTCGCGACCAGCATGGACAAGGTCGAGACCGCGGTGCTCGGAGCGGCGCTCGAGACGATCGATCGAATCGGCCCCTGCAGGTCGACCGTCGAGGTGAGCCGCATCGAGGACGTGCGGGCGGCGGCGCGCCGCGAGGTCGTCGATCGGGCACGCGACCTGCTCTCGACGGCGTTCGACGACACCGTGATGTCGAGCGACGAACTGCTCGAGTCGGTCCGCGAGAGCGTTCGCGTCGAGGACGTCACCGAGTACGAGGGCTACCCGGCCGGGCCGCGCGTCGCCGAGGGCGACGCGATCATCATCGTCGAGGGGCGTTCGGACGTGCTCCAGCTGCTGAAGTACGGCATCAAGAACGCGGTCGCCGTCGAGGGGACGGACGTCCCCGAGGCGGTCGCGGACCTCACCCGCGAACGGACGGCGACGGCCTTTCTCGACGGCGACCGCGGCGGCGAGCTCATCATGAAGGAGCTCGAACAGGTCGCGGAGATCGACGCCGTCGCCTTCGCTCCGCCCGGACGGTCGGTCGAGGACCTCAGCCGCGAGGAGGTGTTCGCCGCGCTCCGCGAGAAGGTGCCCTACGCGGCCATCTCTGACGCGAGCGCGCCACGGCAGTTCGTCGCGGCGACCGACGGAAGCGCGATACCCGCTCCCGACGCCGCCTCGAGCGAGACGCGAGAGCCGTCGGGAGCCGGTAGCCCCGACGCGAGCGACCCGGACCCGATCCCGGCGGCCGCGGCGTCGGACGCGGAACCGCCCGTCGAGGCGGACTCGACGGCCGAGCCCGAGGCGGATCCCGACGAACCGCAGACCCTCCACGGCCACGTTCAGGCGGTCATCGACGAGGAGACCGGGACGGTTCGGCTGCTCGACGACACGTTCCACGAGGTCGCCAGCGCGCCCGTCTCGGAGACGTTCGAGGCGATCGCCGAGGCCGACGAGCCGCCGTACGCGGTCGTGATCGACGGCCCCCTCAGCCAGCGAGTGCTCGACGTCGCGGCCCAACGCGGGGTCGAACAGGTGATCGCCCGTGAGCGGGGACAGTTCACGAAGCGGCCGACGAGCGTCCGGATCCGGACGGCCGACGAGCTCCGGAACTGA
- a CDS encoding DUF92 domain-containing protein codes for MILRVRRAGAFALVGSLSLAAPLLGPATFAPFAVVGVLAAAVVDDGPLFELFARPGDREDRTLYGLAGFAFAATGLALLVSFGLPVELFAAAICLLAYGNLAEQAVRTRSDDDLATTVGFTAGAFLAGLGAQLVVTPFANGFVPASAAYLAACGALIAALLRTVLYRRDDPLVMLTAGLVLWLFAGLGVATTPVEIAVAIAVTALLGYVSYALGTASIPGMVTGMLLALVTIVLGGYAWFVLLIAFFAIGGLSSKFRYERKRERGVAEDNEGARGSGNVLGNSAVALLAVIGYAATPEAVALPSALFLFAFVGAVATAMADTLSSEIGGVYDRPRLITTLKPVAPGTDGGVTWQGEVAGLTGALVVALPTWLLFEAVGPFGATAVVLAGVAGMTADSLLGATVENRWLDNQGVNFLATFVGAVVCVSVALAFGLLA; via the coding sequence GTGATCCTGCGAGTCCGGCGTGCGGGGGCGTTCGCGCTCGTAGGAAGCCTCTCGCTCGCCGCACCCCTTCTCGGTCCGGCGACGTTCGCCCCCTTCGCCGTCGTCGGCGTGCTCGCCGCCGCGGTCGTCGACGACGGCCCGCTGTTCGAGCTGTTCGCCCGTCCCGGCGACCGAGAGGATCGCACCCTCTACGGGCTGGCGGGCTTCGCCTTCGCCGCGACCGGCCTCGCGCTGCTGGTCTCGTTCGGCCTTCCCGTAGAGCTGTTCGCCGCCGCGATCTGCCTGCTCGCCTACGGCAACCTCGCCGAGCAGGCCGTTCGGACCCGAAGCGACGACGATCTGGCGACGACGGTGGGGTTCACCGCGGGGGCGTTTCTCGCCGGCCTCGGCGCCCAACTGGTCGTGACGCCGTTCGCGAACGGGTTCGTCCCGGCCAGCGCCGCGTACCTCGCGGCCTGCGGGGCGCTGATCGCCGCCCTCCTGCGAACGGTGCTGTATCGCCGTGACGACCCGCTCGTCATGCTCACCGCAGGGCTGGTCCTCTGGCTGTTCGCGGGGCTCGGGGTCGCGACGACGCCCGTCGAGATCGCCGTCGCGATCGCGGTCACGGCGCTTCTGGGATACGTCTCCTACGCGCTCGGGACGGCGTCGATCCCCGGGATGGTCACGGGAATGTTGCTCGCGCTCGTCACCATCGTCCTGGGCGGCTACGCGTGGTTCGTCCTGCTGATCGCCTTCTTCGCGATCGGCGGGCTCTCCTCGAAGTTCCGCTACGAGCGAAAACGAGAGCGCGGCGTCGCCGAGGACAACGAGGGCGCCCGCGGCAGCGGCAACGTGCTGGGTAACTCCGCGGTGGCGCTGCTCGCGGTGATCGGCTACGCCGCCACGCCCGAGGCGGTCGCCCTCCCCTCGGCGCTGTTCCTCTTCGCGTTCGTCGGCGCGGTCGCGACCGCGATGGCCGATACGCTCTCGAGCGAGATCGGCGGCGTCTACGACCGTCCCCGACTGATCACGACGCTCAAACCCGTCGCTCCGGGGACCGACGGCGGCGTCACCTGGCAGGGCGAGGTCGCCGGCCTGACGGGCGCACTCGTCGTCGCGCTCCCCACGTGGCTGCTGTTCGAGGCGGTCGGCCCGTTCGGCGCGACGGCCGTCGTGCTCGCCGGAGTGGCGGGGATGACCGCCGACAGCCTGCTCGGGGCGACCGTCGAGAACCGGTGGCTCGACAACCAGGGCGTGAACTTCCTCGCGACGTTCGTCGGGGCGGTCGTCTGCGTCTCGGTCGCGCTCGCGTTCGGACTCCTGGCCTAG
- a CDS encoding DUF5815 family protein, whose translation MATPRVPGERDDDITLPCGESVSLGELDMGMREYACSCGERHAVVMDVHPPGRFVPEEIVAVLRETVETDDDHGEFGTTHLMGIVLEEFPDQVVAEDVSENGQVGYSLVWLTDFDSRRLHGIVVELIVELMEHAISHAEDDDAASSFEEQMLEFDVDAFVEAYRVERDFEDEYDRPA comes from the coding sequence ATGGCAACACCGCGGGTTCCCGGCGAGCGCGACGACGACATCACGCTCCCCTGTGGCGAGTCGGTCTCGCTCGGGGAGCTCGACATGGGCATGCGCGAGTACGCCTGTTCGTGCGGCGAACGCCACGCCGTCGTGATGGACGTCCACCCGCCCGGTCGGTTCGTCCCCGAGGAGATCGTCGCCGTCCTCCGGGAGACCGTCGAGACCGACGACGATCACGGGGAGTTCGGCACGACCCATCTCATGGGCATCGTGCTGGAGGAGTTCCCCGACCAGGTCGTCGCGGAGGACGTCTCCGAGAACGGCCAGGTGGGCTACTCGCTGGTCTGGCTGACCGACTTCGATTCTCGAAGACTTCACGGGATCGTCGTCGAGCTGATCGTCGAGCTGATGGAGCACGCGATCAGCCACGCGGAGGACGACGACGCGGCCTCGTCGTTCGAGGAGCAGATGCTCGAGTTCGACGTCGACGCGTTCGTTGAGGCCTACCGCGTCGAGCGCGACTTCGAGGACGAGTACGACCGGCCGGCCTGA
- a CDS encoding molybdopterin-dependent oxidoreductase — protein sequence MSTEDRSRQRHEEIEAILERKPGVREVRDEADRYTVVGAASRGTYANWLTPIEEHFVCHRNAIPEIDDDSWTVTFSGGLAGEASVAGLVERFPTVAVAHTMECAGNGRGQHDPETASVQWGWEAAATAVWTGVPLSSVLRAYADDVPEDGWLTAIGGDPDEEGVFARSIPVEKATDDCILAVGVNGRPIPAEHGYPVRLLVPGWYGVNSVKWLDELRLADSMVTEGSLDRPGSHARWQQDDYRIHPAGETPEQRETIGTFDTWDQLESEEIDHPYTFDQNVMSLIGAPDGEEPIRAGEVDVCGVAWAGDDAVERVEVSTDGGETWRDAERFGPDYSGAWRLFRTSWDATPGTHTLVSRATDERGRTQPTTIGSPEEGFGALDSDRYPWNEGGYAANASLPNALTVEVEPSE from the coding sequence ATGAGCACCGAGGACCGGTCACGCCAGCGCCACGAGGAGATCGAGGCGATCCTCGAGCGAAAGCCCGGCGTTCGGGAGGTCCGCGACGAGGCCGATCGCTACACGGTCGTCGGGGCGGCGAGCCGCGGCACGTACGCGAACTGGTTGACGCCGATCGAGGAACACTTCGTCTGTCACCGCAACGCGATCCCCGAGATCGATGACGACTCGTGGACGGTGACGTTCTCGGGCGGTCTCGCCGGCGAGGCCTCGGTGGCCGGCCTCGTCGAACGGTTCCCGACGGTCGCGGTCGCCCACACGATGGAGTGTGCGGGCAACGGTCGCGGCCAACACGACCCCGAGACGGCGAGCGTCCAGTGGGGATGGGAGGCCGCCGCCACCGCCGTCTGGACGGGCGTCCCGCTGAGTTCGGTGCTGCGGGCGTACGCCGATGACGTCCCCGAGGACGGCTGGCTGACCGCCATCGGCGGCGATCCCGACGAGGAGGGTGTCTTCGCCCGCTCGATCCCCGTCGAGAAGGCGACCGACGACTGCATCCTCGCCGTCGGCGTCAACGGCCGGCCGATCCCCGCCGAGCACGGCTATCCCGTACGTTTGCTCGTTCCGGGTTGGTACGGCGTCAACAGCGTGAAGTGGCTCGACGAACTGCGCCTCGCCGACTCGATGGTCACCGAGGGGTCGCTCGATCGTCCCGGTTCCCACGCGAGGTGGCAACAGGACGACTACCGAATCCATCCCGCGGGCGAGACGCCCGAACAGCGGGAGACGATCGGAACGTTCGACACGTGGGACCAACTCGAGTCGGAGGAGATCGACCACCCCTACACGTTCGACCAGAACGTCATGTCGCTGATCGGCGCACCCGACGGCGAGGAGCCGATCCGCGCCGGAGAAGTCGACGTCTGCGGCGTCGCGTGGGCGGGCGACGACGCCGTCGAACGGGTCGAGGTCTCGACTGACGGCGGCGAGACCTGGAGGGATGCGGAACGCTTCGGGCCCGACTACTCGGGCGCCTGGCGGCTCTTTCGGACCTCGTGGGACGCGACGCCGGGGACCCATACGCTCGTCTCGCGGGCGACCGACGAGCGCGGCCGGACCCAGCCGACGACGATCGGCTCGCCCGAGGAGGGGTTCGGCGCCCTCGATTCCGATCGGTACCCCTGGAACGAGGGCGGCTACGCGGCGAACGCCTCCCTTCCGAACGCGCTCACCGTCGAGGTCGAACCGTCCGAGTAG
- a CDS encoding aldo/keto reductase, which produces MVENRSDTFDIGGELTVHRLGFGAMRLTGDDIIGPPEDEGEARKVLERAREIGVDFVDTADSYGPCVSERLIGETYGPDYEDVVVATKGGLWRTLDGSWPPCGDPQYLQDALMGSLDRLGVDSIDLYQFHRPDPDTPFEESIQQMAEFKDEGYVDHVGVSNVSVEQLDTARDVVEIATVQNEFNVGDRSDADVLEACEDAGIGFIPWSPIGSGEDDLGEKADAVSEIAEEHDASDSQIALAWLLQRSPVILPIPGTSSVDHLEENVAASEIELSDDEMERLE; this is translated from the coding sequence ATGGTCGAGAACCGAAGCGACACCTTCGATATCGGCGGCGAACTGACGGTCCACCGGCTCGGGTTCGGCGCGATGCGGCTCACCGGCGACGACATCATCGGCCCGCCCGAGGACGAGGGCGAGGCCCGCAAGGTGCTCGAGCGCGCCCGCGAGATCGGCGTCGACTTCGTCGACACGGCCGACTCCTACGGCCCCTGCGTGAGCGAGCGCCTGATCGGCGAGACCTACGGCCCCGACTACGAGGACGTCGTCGTCGCCACCAAGGGCGGGCTCTGGCGCACGCTCGACGGCAGTTGGCCGCCGTGTGGCGATCCGCAGTACCTCCAGGACGCGCTGATGGGGAGCCTGGACCGACTCGGGGTGGACTCGATCGACCTCTACCAGTTCCACCGGCCCGATCCCGACACGCCGTTCGAGGAGTCGATCCAGCAGATGGCCGAGTTCAAGGACGAGGGCTACGTCGACCACGTCGGCGTGAGCAACGTCTCGGTCGAGCAGTTGGACACCGCACGCGACGTCGTCGAGATCGCGACCGTCCAGAACGAGTTCAACGTCGGCGACCGATCCGACGCGGACGTCCTCGAGGCCTGTGAGGACGCCGGCATCGGCTTCATCCCGTGGTCGCCGATCGGCTCGGGAGAGGACGACCTCGGCGAGAAGGCCGACGCGGTCTCGGAGATCGCCGAGGAGCACGACGCGAGCGATTCCCAGATCGCGCTCGCGTGGCTGCTCCAGCGCTCGCCGGTGATCCTCCCCATTCCGGGCACCTCGAGCGTCGACCATCTCGAGGAGAACGTCGCCGCCTCGGAGATCGAGCTCTCGGACGACGAGATGGAGCGACTCGAGTAA